A genomic window from Terriglobales bacterium includes:
- a CDS encoding DUF4440 domain-containing protein: MRRILLMVLLAAVTGLGLAQQAGSAAADEVIAVTKAQWRAEMRKDLAGAWKNIADDYTEFNDEYPTRLDGKAMNQRLAEAGLGSPGRLMAAEMANEKVQVYGDVAILTYNFIGAVANKDGVVEPQRAKSTRVYVKKDGQWWLVHANFAAAR, translated from the coding sequence ATGCGTCGAATCCTGTTGATGGTGTTGCTCGCCGCGGTGACCGGCCTGGGGCTGGCGCAGCAGGCCGGGAGCGCAGCCGCCGATGAAGTCATTGCCGTCACCAAGGCCCAGTGGAGAGCCGAGATGCGCAAGGACCTGGCGGGCGCGTGGAAGAACATCGCCGACGACTACACGGAGTTCAACGACGAGTACCCCACGCGCCTCGACGGCAAGGCCATGAACCAGCGGCTGGCGGAAGCCGGCCTGGGCTCTCCCGGACGCCTGATGGCGGCGGAGATGGCCAACGAGAAGGTGCAGGTGTACGGCGACGTGGCCATCCTGACCTATAACTTCATCGGCGCGGTGGCCAACAAAGACGGCGTGGTCGAGCCGCAGCGCGCCAAGTCCACGCGCGTCTACGTGAAGAAGGACGGGCAGTGGTGGCTGGTGCACGCCAATTTCGCGGCGGCACGCTAG
- a CDS encoding PilZ domain-containing protein has protein sequence MAMQGTICIAPGNLQRWRAEAIMLDSRAEQRGLRRYALRAQVTVRWSYGSTGGTVLALVRDISENGVFLYLDSRVPEGANIEFMLSLPTEIAGDTQSAFWCKGRVVRVEAPLGAKSGIGARIEQRKKVPRDSKLYQAGSVSSSDAPLGGLEKAMVSAGKGASHKSGVRQASPSAMTQVHHSEAGVMFFAALVVLAAGLLFSVFAPPAPKTVQSEVVADPDAKVWVHTRTGQYYCEGTPEFGKLEPGKTMSQHDAQAAYYRAAAGVCQ, from the coding sequence ATGGCCATGCAAGGCACTATTTGCATCGCGCCCGGCAACCTGCAGCGCTGGCGTGCCGAGGCCATCATGCTGGACAGCCGCGCCGAGCAGCGCGGCTTGCGGCGTTACGCCCTGCGCGCGCAGGTGACGGTGCGCTGGTCGTACGGCTCGACCGGCGGCACGGTACTGGCTCTGGTGCGCGACATCAGCGAGAACGGCGTCTTCCTGTACCTCGACTCGCGCGTTCCCGAGGGCGCCAATATCGAGTTCATGCTGTCGCTGCCGACTGAGATCGCAGGCGACACCCAGAGCGCCTTCTGGTGCAAAGGACGCGTCGTACGCGTCGAAGCTCCGCTGGGCGCCAAGTCAGGAATCGGCGCGCGCATCGAGCAACGCAAGAAAGTTCCCAGGGACTCCAAGCTCTACCAGGCAGGTTCGGTCAGTTCGAGCGACGCGCCTCTGGGCGGCCTGGAGAAAGCGATGGTCAGCGCCGGCAAGGGCGCCAGCCACAAGAGCGGCGTGCGGCAGGCAAGTCCTTCCGCCATGACGCAAGTGCATCACAGCGAGGCGGGTGTGATGTTCTTCGCCGCCCTGGTCGTGCTGGCGGCCGGGCTGTTGTTCAGCGTGTTCGCCCCTCCCGCCCCAAAAACCGTGCAGTCGGAGGTGGTCGCCGATCCCGACGCTAAGGTGTGGGTGCACACTCGCACCGGCCAGTACTATTGCGAGGGCACGCCCGAGTTCGGCAAGCTGGAGCCGGGCAAAACCATGAGCCAGCACGACGCCCAGGCTGCCTACTATCGCGCGGCGGCGGGCGTCTGCCAGTAA
- a CDS encoding DEAD/DEAH box helicase — protein MSTGSDMGWAHPLVRDWFLERFGSPTEPQEQGWPHILAGHATLISAPTGSGKTLAAFLACIDRLVRKALAGELRDRTEVLYISPLKALGNDIQKNLEVPLGEILHRAGERGLLMPEIRTAVRTGDTLAHERRAMLRRPPHILVTTPESLYILLTAEGSRAVLKDVETVIVDEIHAVADDKRGAHLALSLERLEALTRHRPVRIGLSATQKPIEVVAQFLAGSERPLPAIVNIGHRRAMDLAVEVPGMPLGPVASNEMWDELYDRIAELVGEHRSTLVFVNTRRLAERVAHNLVERLGEEAVAAHHGSLARKLRLAAEKRLKEGQAKVVVATASLELGIDIGTVDLVCQIGSPRAIAVALQRAGRSGHWRGAVPKARFFVTTRDELVECAALVRAIRLGELDRLEVPDAPLDILAQQMVAACAVEDWREDGLYALARRAYPYRELARQAFDAVLEMLSEGIAARRGRYGAYLHRDRVHGRVKARRGGRLAAITSGGAIPDNALYTVIAEPEGVTVGTVDEDFAVESMKGDIMLLGNTSWRIRRIESAGRVLVEDAHGAPPNIPFWRGEAPARTAELSAQVAEIRERVGDMVPERATQAIEWLKSECGVDDAGAEQIVAYIVEGRAVLGAVPTQTTVIAERFFDEGGGMQLVIHAPFGGRINKAWGLALRKRFCRSFNFELQAAATDEGLNIALAEQHSFPLSDVFQFLHEETVKEVLEQAALASPIFAARWRWDAMRSLALLRFAGGRKVPPQIQRMRSDDLLASVFPDVAACQENITGDMRIPDHPLVREVMKDVLSEALDLEGLRAVLRGIASGAIRTLAVDTVAPSAFSHQILNANPYAYLDDAPLEERRARAVEMRRVLPESVLAEVGRLDPQAIAQVCEDAWPEVRDADELHDALYTLLALPEETRAPTGRPIVEGWARYFEALVDSDRAGRAVADGRAYWVATERAKTFGVLFPEARFERPLPAVAGEAPSRDDALLALVTGWMQHTGPTTSRELAHALGLAEREIEQPMLRLEAAGALLRGNFRNHQTAPSADQQVHEWCERRLLARIHQLTLGRLRKQIEPVTAAQFLRWLLRWQHLAEGAQLRGERGVLEAVRQLQGFEIPANAWEPQVLARRVAGYDPKVLDQLCLTGAVGWGRLSPHPATLEDAAGGRRRVVPTSVAPITFFVREEADWMLPRRPHEDEGNGLSHGARELLGYLKQRGASFFTDLVRGTGRLKAEVETALWELVAAGLVTADGFDNLRALIDPKRRSGHGAGRVARPRHSPGRWSLLYAGESTDRVRAVEATCKMLLQRYGVVFRDLLARETIVPKWRELLEAFRRLEARGEVCGGRFVSGFLGEQFALPVAVDSLRATRKMSPSGETITISAADPLNLVGILVPGERVPAVSGKFVRYRDGVPVEDETHDRGARAGD, from the coding sequence ATGTCCACCGGCTCGGATATGGGATGGGCCCACCCGCTGGTGCGGGACTGGTTCCTGGAGCGCTTCGGATCGCCGACCGAGCCGCAGGAGCAGGGCTGGCCGCACATCCTGGCCGGGCACGCAACGCTCATCTCGGCGCCCACCGGTTCGGGCAAGACGCTGGCCGCGTTTCTCGCCTGCATTGACCGGCTGGTGCGCAAGGCGCTGGCGGGGGAGCTTCGGGACCGCACCGAAGTCCTTTACATTTCGCCGCTCAAGGCGCTGGGCAACGACATCCAGAAGAATCTCGAAGTCCCGCTGGGCGAGATTCTGCACCGGGCGGGCGAGCGCGGCCTGCTGATGCCGGAGATACGCACCGCGGTCCGCACCGGCGACACGCTGGCCCACGAGCGCCGCGCCATGCTGCGGCGTCCGCCGCACATCCTGGTGACCACGCCCGAGTCGCTCTACATCCTGCTGACGGCGGAGGGAAGCCGCGCCGTCCTGAAGGACGTGGAGACGGTGATCGTGGACGAGATCCACGCCGTGGCCGACGACAAGCGCGGCGCGCATCTCGCGCTCTCGCTCGAGCGGCTGGAAGCGCTCACGCGACACCGCCCGGTGCGCATCGGACTCTCAGCGACACAGAAGCCCATCGAAGTGGTGGCGCAGTTCCTGGCCGGCAGCGAGCGTCCGCTGCCGGCCATCGTCAATATCGGACATCGCCGCGCGATGGACCTTGCCGTGGAAGTTCCGGGCATGCCGCTCGGGCCGGTGGCCTCGAACGAGATGTGGGACGAGTTGTACGACCGCATCGCGGAACTGGTCGGCGAGCATCGCTCGACGCTGGTGTTCGTCAACACGCGGCGCCTGGCGGAGCGCGTAGCGCACAACCTGGTGGAGCGCTTAGGTGAGGAAGCGGTGGCGGCGCACCACGGCAGCCTGGCGCGCAAGCTGCGCCTGGCAGCGGAGAAGCGGCTGAAAGAAGGCCAGGCGAAGGTCGTCGTGGCCACGGCCTCGCTCGAGCTGGGCATCGACATCGGGACGGTCGACCTGGTGTGCCAGATCGGCTCGCCGCGGGCGATCGCGGTCGCATTGCAACGCGCGGGACGGTCCGGCCACTGGCGTGGCGCCGTCCCCAAGGCGCGCTTTTTCGTTACCACGCGCGATGAGCTGGTGGAATGCGCCGCCCTGGTGCGCGCCATCCGCCTGGGCGAACTGGACCGGCTGGAGGTGCCGGATGCGCCGCTGGACATCCTGGCGCAGCAGATGGTGGCGGCGTGCGCGGTCGAGGACTGGCGGGAGGACGGACTGTATGCTCTGGCCCGGCGCGCCTATCCCTATCGTGAGCTGGCGCGCCAGGCCTTTGATGCCGTGCTGGAGATGCTGAGCGAAGGCATCGCGGCGCGGCGCGGCCGCTACGGCGCCTATCTGCACCGCGACCGCGTGCATGGCCGGGTGAAGGCCCGCCGGGGCGGACGGCTGGCGGCCATCACCTCGGGCGGCGCGATTCCGGATAACGCCCTGTACACGGTGATCGCCGAGCCCGAGGGGGTGACGGTCGGGACGGTGGACGAAGACTTCGCCGTCGAGAGCATGAAGGGCGACATCATGCTGCTGGGCAACACCAGTTGGCGCATCCGGCGCATCGAGTCCGCCGGTCGCGTGCTGGTGGAAGACGCGCATGGCGCTCCCCCCAATATTCCCTTCTGGCGCGGCGAAGCACCGGCGCGCACGGCGGAGCTTTCGGCGCAGGTAGCGGAGATTCGGGAACGGGTGGGCGATATGGTCCCGGAGCGCGCAACGCAGGCAATCGAATGGTTGAAAAGTGAGTGCGGCGTGGACGACGCCGGAGCGGAGCAGATCGTCGCCTACATCGTGGAGGGACGCGCGGTGCTGGGCGCGGTGCCCACGCAGACCACGGTGATCGCCGAGCGCTTTTTTGACGAGGGCGGGGGGATGCAGCTCGTGATCCACGCGCCCTTCGGCGGGCGCATCAACAAGGCCTGGGGGCTGGCGCTGCGCAAGCGCTTCTGCCGCTCCTTCAACTTCGAGCTGCAGGCCGCGGCCACCGACGAAGGACTGAACATCGCGCTGGCCGAGCAGCACAGCTTCCCGCTGAGCGACGTCTTCCAGTTCCTGCACGAGGAAACGGTGAAGGAAGTGCTGGAGCAGGCGGCGCTGGCTTCGCCCATCTTTGCAGCGCGCTGGCGCTGGGACGCCATGCGCTCGCTCGCGCTGCTGCGCTTTGCCGGCGGCCGCAAGGTGCCGCCGCAGATCCAGCGCATGCGCTCGGACGACCTGCTGGCCTCGGTATTCCCCGACGTGGCCGCCTGCCAGGAGAACATCACCGGCGACATGCGCATCCCCGATCATCCGCTGGTGCGCGAGGTGATGAAAGACGTGCTCAGCGAAGCGCTCGACCTGGAAGGATTGCGGGCGGTGCTGCGCGGCATCGCCTCGGGCGCGATCCGCACCCTGGCGGTGGACACGGTGGCGCCCTCGGCGTTTTCGCACCAGATCCTGAACGCCAATCCTTATGCCTACCTCGACGATGCGCCGCTCGAAGAGCGGCGGGCGCGCGCGGTGGAGATGCGGCGGGTGCTGCCGGAGTCGGTGCTGGCGGAAGTGGGCCGGCTCGATCCGCAAGCCATCGCGCAGGTCTGCGAGGACGCCTGGCCGGAAGTGCGCGACGCCGACGAATTGCACGACGCGCTCTATACCCTGCTGGCGCTGCCGGAAGAAACGCGAGCACCGACTGGGAGGCCGATCGTCGAAGGTTGGGCACGATACTTCGAGGCCCTGGTCGATTCCGATCGCGCCGGACGTGCGGTTGCAGATGGCCGCGCTTATTGGGTGGCCACCGAGCGCGCCAAGACCTTCGGCGTTCTCTTTCCAGAAGCCCGCTTCGAGCGTCCCCTGCCCGCAGTGGCAGGAGAGGCTCCATCACGCGACGACGCACTGCTGGCGCTGGTCACCGGATGGATGCAGCACACCGGCCCCACGACCTCGCGCGAACTGGCCCATGCGCTGGGCCTGGCGGAACGCGAGATCGAGCAGCCGATGCTTCGCCTGGAGGCCGCCGGCGCTCTCCTGCGCGGCAACTTCCGCAATCACCAGACCGCCCCATCCGCAGATCAGCAAGTCCACGAGTGGTGCGAGCGCCGACTGCTGGCCCGCATCCATCAGCTCACGCTGGGCAGGTTGCGCAAGCAGATCGAGCCGGTGACGGCGGCGCAGTTCCTGCGCTGGCTGCTGCGCTGGCAGCACCTGGCCGAAGGCGCGCAGTTGCGCGGCGAGCGCGGCGTGCTGGAAGCGGTGCGCCAGTTGCAGGGCTTCGAGATCCCGGCCAATGCCTGGGAACCGCAGGTGCTGGCGCGACGGGTGGCGGGCTACGACCCCAAGGTCCTGGACCAGTTGTGCCTGACCGGCGCGGTGGGCTGGGGAAGGCTTTCACCGCATCCGGCAACGCTGGAGGACGCCGCCGGCGGGCGCCGCCGCGTGGTGCCCACCAGCGTCGCGCCCATCACCTTCTTCGTGCGCGAGGAAGCGGACTGGATGCTGCCGCGGCGTCCGCACGAAGACGAGGGCAACGGCCTGAGCCATGGCGCGCGCGAGTTGCTGGGCTACCTGAAGCAGCGCGGCGCCTCTTTCTTCACCGACCTGGTGCGCGGTACCGGGCGATTGAAGGCGGAAGTGGAGACGGCGCTGTGGGAACTGGTGGCCGCCGGGCTGGTGACGGCCGACGGGTTCGACAATCTGCGCGCGCTCATCGATCCCAAGCGCCGCTCCGGACACGGCGCGGGACGGGTCGCACGGCCGCGACACAGCCCAGGGCGATGGTCGCTGCTGTATGCCGGGGAGAGCACCGACCGCGTGCGCGCCGTTGAGGCCACTTGCAAGATGCTGCTGCAGCGCTACGGCGTGGTCTTCCGCGACCTGCTGGCGCGCGAGACAATCGTGCCCAAATGGCGTGAACTGCTGGAGGCTTTCCGCCGCCTGGAAGCGCGCGGCGAAGTGTGCGGCGGCCGCTTCGTCTCCGGCTTCCTGGGCGAGCAGTTCGCGCTGCCGGTGGCGGTGGATTCCCTGCGCGCCACGCGCAAGATGTCACCGAGCGGCGAGACCATCACCATCTCCGCCGCCGACCCGCTGAACCTGGTGGGGATACTGGTGCCAGGGGAGCGGGTGCCGGCTGTTTCAGGGAAGTTCGTGCGCTATCGCGATGGCGTACCGGTGGAGGACGAGACCCACGATCGAGGAGCACGGGCGGGAGATTGA